A DNA window from bacterium contains the following coding sequences:
- a CDS encoding glutamine amidotransferase: protein MNIYGDRGNILTLLKRAEWRGYEPELIELGRGTVDRMDEVDVFFFGGGQDREQGLVYQDLLELKQPSLERAVASGAGVLAVCGGYQLLGDYYQTAGGERFPGIGMIDVRTEAGTKRFIGDVVVDLRSSDPAVGGLNPPTLVGFENHSGRTFLGPKARPLGRLRVGFGNNGSDGTEGCLQGGVLGTYLHGSLLPKNPHLADHLITSALSRRGAVDLSPLDDSAELAAHDRILQRAQSR, encoded by the coding sequence ATGAACATCTATGGGGACCGCGGCAACATACTCACGCTGCTCAAACGGGCCGAATGGCGGGGCTACGAGCCAGAGCTGATCGAGCTGGGACGCGGCACCGTCGACCGCATGGACGAGGTGGACGTCTTCTTTTTCGGCGGCGGCCAGGACCGCGAGCAGGGGCTCGTGTATCAAGACCTGCTCGAGCTGAAGCAGCCGTCGCTCGAGCGTGCGGTCGCATCCGGCGCCGGGGTGCTCGCCGTGTGCGGCGGTTATCAGCTCCTCGGTGACTACTACCAGACCGCGGGCGGCGAGCGCTTTCCGGGCATCGGCATGATCGACGTGCGCACCGAGGCGGGCACGAAGCGCTTCATCGGCGACGTGGTCGTCGACCTGAGGTCTTCAGACCCCGCGGTCGGAGGCCTCAATCCGCCGACGCTGGTGGGTTTCGAGAACCACAGCGGGCGCACCTTTCTCGGCCCGAAGGCCAGGCCCCTCGGCAGGTTGCGCGTGGGATTCGGCAACAACGGGTCGGACGGCACCGAGGGCTGTCTACAGGGCGGCGTCCTGGGCACCTACCTGCACGGGTCACTGCTGCCGAAGAATCCACACCTCGCCGACCACCTGATCACGAGCGCGCTCAGCCGGCGCGGGGCCGTGGACCTTTCGCCGCTCGACGACTCCGCTGAGCTGGCCGCGCACGACCGGATCCTGCAGCGGGCCCAGAGCCGCTAG
- a CDS encoding Mur ligase family protein, with translation MLCRRLAGYRTLDRGRLPCMGRGEGRPQRSEPAVACRSPCRAADQGVRRAPGRGLADDRQRLGLLPALRRWRGGSPRDRLPRLLDSGDSVDRALGLIRKTAAVWAGKATGALSRVSRRGGGTTLPGDVARAIDRRVLAKLSRDLAHGSVVITGTNGKTTTARLVTWLLEGAGYKVVSNRAGANLIFGATAAAIDGAGIDGRLRADWGVFEIDEASLPRAVEEIQPRATIVLNLFRDQLDRYGELESVAKKIESALGALPDGSRAILNADDPRVAEIGLGLARVPLWYGLDDTSAGARELPHAADARTCPKCGASLRFDAVYAGHDGLYSCPNGDFARPAPEVTATRIELDGFDRLATEIQGTRVEVPLGGLYNCYNVLAAFATARTLGLEPSAIALRLRGFRATFGRQERVEFRGRHLNLVLSKNPAGFNEALRTAVDLARGHSFLIGLNDRKADGADVSWIWDVDFEHLRGTSSAVVPAGNRAHDLAVRLKYAGVEAAPPETDPGRALDALIEVTAAGETAHLLCTYTAMLDLRAELVRRGWARPYWET, from the coding sequence ATGCTTTGTCGTCGCCTGGCCGGGTATCGAACTCTTGACCGCGGCCGTCTACCGTGCATGGGACGAGGTGAAGGACGACCCCAGCGCTCCGAACCAGCTGTCGCGTGCCGCAGCCCATGCCGAGCCGCGGATCAAGGAGTTCGCCGCGCGCCTGGGCGAGGGCTGGCGGATGACCGGCAGCGGCTCGGCCTTCTTCCGGCGCTGCGGCGGTGGCGAGGAGGCTCGCCACGTGACCGCCTCCCTCGATTGCTGGACAGCGGTGACTCAGTCGATCGGGCCCTGGGCTTGATCCGGAAAACGGCGGCGGTGTGGGCCGGCAAGGCGACCGGCGCGCTGTCTCGCGTCAGCCGGCGCGGCGGCGGCACGACCCTGCCCGGAGACGTCGCCCGGGCCATCGACCGCCGCGTCCTCGCCAAGCTGTCACGGGACCTGGCGCACGGCTCGGTCGTCATCACCGGCACCAACGGCAAGACCACGACCGCGCGCCTCGTCACCTGGCTCCTCGAGGGCGCCGGGTACAAAGTCGTCTCCAACCGTGCCGGAGCGAACCTCATCTTCGGCGCCACCGCGGCCGCCATCGACGGCGCCGGGATCGACGGCAGGCTGCGCGCCGATTGGGGTGTGTTCGAGATCGACGAGGCGAGCCTGCCGCGCGCCGTGGAGGAGATTCAGCCCAGGGCCACCATCGTCCTCAACCTCTTCCGCGACCAGCTCGACCGCTACGGCGAGCTGGAGTCCGTCGCCAAGAAGATCGAATCGGCGCTCGGCGCGCTGCCGGATGGCAGCCGCGCCATCCTCAACGCGGACGACCCGCGCGTCGCCGAGATCGGCCTCGGCCTGGCCCGCGTGCCGCTCTGGTATGGGCTCGACGACACGAGCGCCGGCGCCCGCGAGCTGCCCCACGCCGCCGACGCGCGCACGTGCCCGAAATGCGGCGCGAGCCTGAGGTTCGACGCGGTCTACGCCGGCCACGACGGTCTCTACTCGTGCCCCAACGGTGACTTCGCCCGCCCGGCGCCGGAGGTGACCGCGACCCGCATCGAACTCGACGGTTTCGACCGCCTCGCGACCGAGATTCAGGGCACCCGCGTGGAGGTCCCGTTGGGCGGCCTCTACAACTGCTACAACGTGCTCGCCGCCTTCGCCACCGCCCGCACCCTCGGCCTGGAACCGTCCGCCATCGCCCTCCGCTTGCGCGGCTTCCGCGCCACCTTCGGACGCCAGGAACGCGTGGAGTTTCGCGGCCGCCACCTCAACCTGGTCCTCTCGAAGAACCCCGCGGGTTTCAATGAAGCCCTCCGCACCGCCGTGGACCTGGCCCGGGGCCACAGCTTCCTGATCGGCCTCAACGACCGCAAGGCCGACGGCGCCGACGTCTCGTGGATCTGGGACGTCGACTTCGAGCATCTGCGCGGCACCTCCAGCGCCGTCGTGCCGGCGGGAAACCGCGCCCACGATCTCGCCGTTCGCCTCAAGTACGCGGGTGTCGAAGCCGCGCCGCCCGAGACCGATCCCGGCCGGGCCCTCGACGCCCTCATCGAGGTCACGGCCGCGGGCGAGACCGCGCACCTCTTGTGCACCTACACCGCGATGCTCGACCTGCGGGCCGAGCTCGTCCGCCGCGGGTGGGCCAGGCCTTACTGGGAGACTTGA
- a CDS encoding gamma carbonic anhydrase family protein encodes MEFELNDRRPKVHPDAYIAPTAVLIGDVEVEAGASVWFGAVLRGDEALIRVGEGANIQDNAVVHCAKDLPTVIERDASVGHSAQLEGCVVEQGAVVGMGATMLQRSRLGAGSMLAAGAVLGEGKQVPPGHMAAGVPATIKKALEGSSGTWVGITARHYRDRAVAYRAKLRPVDPR; translated from the coding sequence GTGGAGTTCGAGCTCAATGACCGGCGCCCGAAGGTGCACCCTGACGCCTACATCGCACCCACCGCCGTCCTCATCGGAGACGTCGAGGTCGAAGCCGGCGCCAGCGTGTGGTTTGGCGCCGTGCTGCGTGGTGATGAGGCCCTGATCAGGGTCGGCGAGGGCGCCAACATCCAGGACAACGCGGTCGTCCACTGCGCCAAGGACCTGCCGACGGTCATCGAGCGTGACGCCAGCGTCGGCCACTCCGCCCAGCTCGAAGGCTGCGTCGTCGAGCAGGGCGCGGTCGTGGGCATGGGCGCCACCATGCTGCAGCGCAGCCGCCTTGGCGCCGGCTCGATGCTCGCCGCGGGCGCGGTGCTCGGCGAGGGCAAGCAGGTGCCGCCCGGGCACATGGCCGCCGGTGTGCCGGCGACGATCAAGAAAGCGCTCGAAGGTTCATCCGGCACGTGGGTCGGCATCACGGCGCGGCATTACCGCGATCGAGCGGTCGCGTACCGAGCGAAGCTTCGACCCGTCGACCCACGGTGA
- a CDS encoding 30S ribosomal protein S20, which translates to MAKRTASAKKQARSGVRRALRNRAVRSEVKTKVVKARRTLSEGPVAESDRHALALEAVRALDRAAAKGVLHPNNAARRKARLTRQMAKVAIAPAAAAKGKKAAAAAAKPAAPAAKAASKNKK; encoded by the coding sequence GTGGCTAAGCGAACGGCGTCTGCCAAGAAGCAGGCGCGGTCGGGCGTGCGACGTGCACTGCGCAATCGCGCCGTGCGGTCCGAGGTCAAGACCAAGGTGGTCAAGGCGCGCCGGACGTTGAGCGAAGGTCCGGTCGCGGAGTCCGATCGCCACGCGCTGGCGCTCGAGGCGGTGCGCGCGCTGGACCGGGCGGCGGCGAAAGGCGTCCTGCACCCGAACAACGCGGCGCGGCGCAAGGCGCGGCTGACTCGCCAGATGGCCAAGGTGGCGATCGCCCCTGCCGCCGCCGCGAAAGGCAAGAAGGCAGCCGCTGCGGCCGCCAAGCCGGCGGCGCCGGCAGCCAAGGCCGCGAGCAAGAACAAGAAGTAG
- the holA gene encoding DNA polymerase III subunit delta — translation MAGTIAGVSRPPNRKPTTLLLHGEERFLIDEAARSILDGWRGELVSDFGFETLEGAGLASARLQDSILQAPFLDPYRVVHVRALPANRAESLASALTEIPPTTRLLITVAGRLVSTHKLAKAVAAAGGAVEEMQRLKGRALSEWTAKRAVEHGLTPAIAAQVVRVTPADLTIIDSELRKLAAYRASGSKLTPEAVTELLAGGREAEIFKLTDNLLPRPTAEALKIARDLTRGGLQPTSVAYRMARHVALVLEVRARRDRGETLAQVQDQMSEHRFVVQKAYDAAQQADPERLEAALRAIRDYEWEVKSGQIDAELGLDVLLTRL, via the coding sequence ATCGCGGGTACGATCGCAGGCGTGTCCCGACCGCCCAACCGTAAGCCGACCACCCTCCTGCTCCACGGCGAGGAGCGCTTTCTCATCGACGAGGCGGCGCGCTCGATCCTCGACGGCTGGCGCGGCGAGCTGGTCTCGGATTTCGGCTTCGAGACCCTCGAGGGCGCGGGCCTGGCGTCCGCGCGCCTGCAGGACTCGATCCTCCAGGCGCCGTTCCTCGACCCGTACCGCGTCGTCCATGTACGAGCGCTGCCCGCCAATCGCGCGGAAAGCCTCGCCTCCGCGCTGACCGAGATCCCGCCGACCACCCGGCTCCTGATCACCGTTGCCGGTCGCCTCGTCAGCACCCACAAGCTCGCCAAGGCCGTGGCCGCCGCCGGCGGCGCCGTCGAGGAGATGCAGCGCCTCAAGGGCCGCGCGCTCAGTGAATGGACGGCCAAAAGAGCTGTCGAGCACGGGCTCACCCCGGCCATCGCGGCCCAGGTCGTGCGGGTCACACCGGCCGACCTGACGATCATCGACTCCGAGCTGCGCAAGCTCGCCGCGTATAGGGCGTCCGGGTCCAAGCTCACCCCTGAGGCGGTCACCGAGCTGCTGGCCGGCGGCCGTGAGGCCGAGATCTTCAAGCTCACCGACAACCTGCTGCCACGCCCGACCGCGGAGGCTTTGAAGATCGCCCGGGACCTCACCCGCGGCGGGCTCCAGCCCACTTCGGTGGCCTACCGCATGGCCCGGCACGTCGCGCTGGTGCTCGAGGTCCGAGCGAGGCGGGATCGGGGCGAGACGCTGGCCCAGGTGCAGGACCAGATGTCCGAGCATCGCTTCGTCGTGCAGAAGGCTTACGACGCCGCCCAGCAGGCCGACCCGGAACGGCTGGAAGCCGCGCTGCGGGCGATCCGGGACTACGAGTGGGAGGTCAAGTCGGGGCAGATCGACGCCGAGCTCGGGCTTGACGTGCTGCTCACCCGCCTCTAG
- a CDS encoding DUF4131 domain-containing protein, producing MIDAENTTGLDSLSRFPALLVALSWSTALAAAVVIAPSKPALGAIAIALALPCLAVAFAVRPAVIAIGLGFALLAVGRAELPATDPGTPARAVLLAGRTATITGRVADDSRPAPAGSEVLIEPDSVAIGTLPVSGIGNLMVRWRGPAEAGFGDHIQATGKLTLPRDLPTFDRRTYLAQRHVYLELAATSFDVVSAGSGITGLPGWLRARYTAALDQALPAPHAAVLLGVVLGIRQGIPPRLQNALIATGLIHLLVLSGLKVAVFARIAQGALKPLLGRHATWPALALIGLYALAGGATPAAMRAAAMGGLALAASRLGRPTHVWTSLALTAAAMLGWHPELAWNVGFQLSFAGTAAIVLLTPTIERRLGWMPAALREPFAVTCAAQVGTLPMMATDFHVLSPIAPLANALVLPLLPVLVGAGLLVGALSVAPDLARLAAIPLAGVLAYLEQIAYVLARAPAAAISVPSFPTWAGLAYYAGVGPGIAGARATHRRRTLGFAAAAVAPILISAVALGLWANAPPQAVVMAVGDGQAVLLRGPHGAMLIDGGPSPTRLKDELGAQLPPWQSKLDAIAITANTLGHVGGLAAFDRPVARALIPDAQLTGTAWRTAALEAVARGASIVRLRAGDTIAVAGFELEVLAPEPGAPGEQAGAAYLGLRVVAPSGRSFCDLSDLDLDAQTVAAARISGSCTYLLLPAGGRSRLSPDLERAAVNPTTQLIASRASGRLAAGFPPNVLRTDEEGTITVPM from the coding sequence GTGATCGACGCCGAGAACACGACCGGCCTCGACTCGCTCAGTCGCTTTCCCGCGCTGCTCGTCGCTCTCTCGTGGTCGACCGCTCTTGCGGCGGCGGTCGTGATCGCGCCATCCAAGCCGGCCCTCGGCGCCATCGCCATCGCGCTCGCCCTGCCATGCCTGGCGGTCGCGTTCGCCGTCCGACCGGCGGTCATCGCCATCGGACTGGGGTTCGCCCTGCTGGCGGTGGGACGGGCGGAGCTACCCGCCACGGATCCCGGGACCCCCGCCCGTGCCGTTCTCCTCGCCGGCCGGACCGCCACGATCACCGGCCGTGTGGCCGATGACAGCCGTCCAGCCCCGGCCGGATCGGAGGTGCTGATCGAACCCGACAGCGTCGCCATCGGCACGTTGCCGGTCAGCGGCATCGGCAACCTGATGGTCCGCTGGCGGGGGCCGGCCGAAGCCGGCTTCGGCGATCACATCCAAGCGACCGGCAAGCTCACGCTGCCCCGCGACCTCCCGACATTCGATCGTCGCACCTACCTGGCGCAGCGCCACGTCTACCTGGAGCTCGCGGCGACGAGCTTCGACGTCGTCTCCGCCGGCTCCGGCATCACCGGTCTCCCGGGCTGGCTCCGAGCCCGATACACGGCAGCTCTCGACCAGGCGCTCCCCGCGCCTCACGCCGCGGTGCTGCTCGGCGTCGTTTTGGGCATACGCCAGGGCATCCCGCCGCGGCTGCAGAACGCCCTCATCGCCACCGGCCTCATCCACCTGCTCGTGCTCAGCGGCCTCAAGGTCGCCGTCTTCGCCCGCATCGCACAGGGCGCCCTCAAGCCGTTACTCGGACGTCACGCCACGTGGCCCGCGCTGGCTCTGATCGGCCTGTATGCGTTGGCCGGCGGGGCCACTCCCGCCGCCATGCGCGCCGCCGCGATGGGCGGGCTCGCGCTCGCCGCCTCGCGGCTCGGTCGCCCGACGCACGTCTGGACCTCGCTCGCGCTCACGGCCGCCGCCATGCTCGGCTGGCACCCCGAGCTGGCATGGAACGTCGGTTTCCAGCTCTCCTTCGCCGGCACCGCCGCCATCGTCCTGTTGACGCCCACAATCGAGAGGCGCCTCGGCTGGATGCCGGCGGCGCTTCGCGAGCCATTCGCGGTCACGTGCGCGGCCCAGGTTGGAACGCTGCCGATGATGGCGACCGACTTTCACGTCCTGTCTCCGATCGCGCCGCTCGCCAACGCCCTCGTCCTGCCCCTGCTGCCGGTGCTCGTCGGCGCTGGCCTGCTGGTCGGCGCCCTGTCCGTCGCTCCGGACCTCGCCCGCCTCGCCGCCATTCCACTGGCGGGAGTGCTCGCCTACCTGGAGCAGATCGCGTACGTGCTGGCCCGCGCCCCGGCCGCCGCCATCTCCGTCCCGAGCTTCCCGACCTGGGCCGGTCTCGCCTACTACGCGGGGGTGGGCCCGGGGATCGCCGGCGCCCGGGCCACGCACCGCCGACGCACGCTGGGCTTCGCCGCCGCCGCCGTCGCCCCCATCCTGATCTCGGCTGTCGCTCTCGGCCTCTGGGCGAACGCCCCGCCCCAGGCGGTCGTGATGGCGGTCGGCGACGGCCAGGCGGTCCTCTTGCGAGGACCGCACGGAGCGATGCTCATCGACGGCGGGCCGAGCCCGACCCGGCTCAAAGACGAGCTGGGAGCCCAATTGCCTCCCTGGCAGTCAAAGCTCGACGCCATCGCCATCACGGCGAACACTCTCGGGCACGTCGGCGGCCTCGCCGCCTTCGACCGGCCGGTCGCCAGAGCCCTCATCCCTGACGCACAGCTGACCGGCACCGCCTGGCGCACCGCTGCGCTCGAAGCTGTCGCCCGCGGCGCGTCAATCGTCCGGCTGCGAGCGGGCGACACCATCGCTGTGGCGGGATTCGAGCTCGAGGTTCTCGCGCCCGAGCCCGGCGCGCCCGGCGAACAGGCCGGAGCCGCCTATCTCGGCCTGCGGGTCGTTGCCCCGTCCGGTCGCAGCTTCTGCGACCTCAGCGACCTCGATCTCGACGCCCAGACCGTCGCCGCCGCCCGCATCTCCGGGTCCTGCACCTACCTCCTCCTTCCGGCCGGCGGCCGCAGCCGCCTGTCGCCGGACCTCGAGCGCGCCGCGGTCAACCCGACCACGCAGCTGATCGCCTCGCGCGCGTCCGGGCGGCTCGCCGCCGGCTTCCCGCCCAACGTCCTCCGCACCGACGAGGAGGGGACGATCACCGTGCCGATGTGA